The Flavobacterium johnsoniae UW101 genomic interval AATGCAGGGAAAATAACCTAGGGCAATTTTACTTAAAATATACGACCAGCTGTGACCGTCTAGTTTTATTTCGTCATATACACAGGCTAAAATAACTAAGTAAACCAGAGTATTTACGAGTAGATTTCGCAGAAAAAAGTTTTGATAAATTTTAGAAATTGTCATAACTGCAAAATTAGTTTAATATTATAGTTTATAGCGCTTTGCAGGCTATAATTTATACAAACGCCATTCGTATAAATGATACGCCACTGGTATAAATATTCTATTATAATAGGAACTGCTAAATTACTTTTGACTCCGAATTTCAATTATAATCCACAAACAAAACTTATACAATCCATTTATGAAATCAAGAATCATTTCGGTTTTAATCGTATTTACATCTCTGCACACAATCGCTCAGGAAAAAGAACCGGCAATTAAAACATTTGGTAAAGCCCTTGTAGATAAATTTCCAACAACAAGAACTTTTGATGTGCAATACGAACAGTTAGGGCCGTCTAATTACAATTCTGATTTATTTGGAAATAATTTTGAAAGAGGACGAATTGAAAGCCATAACCGATTTAAAGCTGCTTTTAATCTGCCTTTTTATGCTTCAAAATCAAAGCAGTTTGTTTTAACAACTTCTCTTCGATATAAATATGAAACGTATGAGTTTGGCGATATTTACAATTATACAAGTATGCAGACTTATTCGCGGGACCGTCAGGAACTGCATTTATGGGGAGGTTCTTTGAGTGCAACTTATATGACATCGCTTTTTAAAAAACCGGTTATTTATAATGCTACAGCAACAGTTGACGGAGATGAAGATGGTTTTCAGCGTTTAAAAGGATTTGTATCGGCTGTTATAGTGCTGAAACGAACGCCAAGCACAACTATTACTTTGGGAGCTTTGGCTTTGCTGGATCCGTCTTCTATTGTGCCGGTTACACCGCTTTTTTCGGTCAATCATAAATTTAATAATTCAAAATGGGATATGGATTTTATTTTACCGCAGCGTTTGTTGTTTAGAAGAGAATTATTAGAAAACGGAAGAATTTCATTTGGTACTGAATTGAATACTGAAAGTTTTTACTTAAATTTAAATACCTCAAATTTAAATGGCGTTTACGAACTCAATCAGCTCGAGTTAAAATCCGGAATTACCTACGAATATTGCTTTACGCCAAAAATAATAGCATTTGTAAAAGGCGGTGTTAATAATGTTGTAAGTGCACGTATTACCGAAAAAGGCGAACGCACTAATCGCTATGTGTACGATCAGAAAGAAGATGCACAGGGATATGTTAGAATTGGTGTGTCGTATAATCTTTTTCAGAAGAAATAATTCAGGAGTTTAAGAATTAATATAAATAGTTATGATTGTTGAGGTTTTTAAAACAAATGTCCAGAAAGAATCAGAAAAGAATTATGTTATAGCTGTTATTCAAAATCAGTTTCCAGATTATAAAATTAATTTTGATCTCGAAGACTGCGATAAAATATTACGAGTAGAAGGTGTTGAGCCTCAGTATAATGATATTATCGATTATGTAAATTGTCTGGGCTATACGTGCATTCGATTAGATTAACATTTTATTACACAAAACAGGTAAAAATACGCAGCCGTATATTTAGCTTTATAAATAGTTTTGTACGATAATTTCATCTAAAAATAAAACTAACACCAATGACAAGTTTCATTCTTTCGCTGTTCATTTTACTTCTAAAACAATTCTGTTAATACAACAGCTGTTTCTTATTCTTGCTTTTTTATGCTGAAAAGGTTTGCGTTGTTTTCGGGCATATTTTTTACATTTGTGCCATATGAAAAAAGCTTTCCAACTCTTCGATTTCTCTCAAAAGGTAAATTATAAAAACGAAATTTTAGCAGGTTTAACTGTTGCCATGACAATGATTCCAGAATCGTTGTCATTTGCTATTTTAGCTGGATTTCCGCCTTTGGTTGGTTTATACGCCGAATTTATTGCCGGATTAGTTACGGCCATTTTTGGCGGAAGACCCGGTATGATTTCGGGCGGAGCAGGAGCAACGGTAATTGTTTTGATTGCTCTGATGAAATCGCATGGCATAGAATATGTTTTTGCTGCTGTCGCACTTGGCGGTGTGGTGCAAATTTGTATCGGACTTTTTAAACTCGGAAAATTTATTCGGTTAGTGCCTCAGCCTGTAATGTTTGGTTTCGTAAACGGATTGGCTGTTGTGATTTTTATGTCGCAGCTGGAACAGTTTAAAACCATAGTAAACGGTCAGGTTTCATGGCTTCAGGGAACTCCTTTGTATATTATGCTGGGTCTGGTTGCGCTTACAGTTGCAATTGTTCTTGTTTTTCCTAAAATTACAAAAGCAGTTCCGGCATCTCTGGTTGCTATTATGGTGGTTTTTGCATTGGTAATTGTTTTTAATATCGAAACTAAAACGGTCGAAGATATTGCTTCTGTTCAAGGCGGTTTTCCTCCATTTCATATACCTAATATTCCCATTTCTTTTGAGACTTTAAAAATCATATTTCCGTATTCGGTAATTGTTGCGGCAGTTGGTTTGACTGAAGGTTTGCTTACGCTGAATTTAGTCGACGAAATTACCGGAACCCGCGGTAACAGTAATCGTGAATGTATTGCGCAGGGAAGTTCGAATATTTTAAACGGGTTTTTCTACGGAATGGGCGGCTGCCCAATGATTGCGCAGACTCTGGTAAATCTGGGTGCAGGATCTAGAGCAAGACTTTCGGGAATTATTGCAGCTTTGACGATTTTATTAATTATACTTTTTGGAGCGCCCGTAATTGGAAAATTGCCAATGGCAGCTTTAGTCGGCGTTATGATGATGGTAGCGATTACGACTTTTGAATGGGCTAGTTTCAGAATTATCAATAAAATGCCTAAACACGATATTTTCGTGGGAATTCTGGTGGCGTTAATTACAATTGTATTACACAATCTGGCTTTGGCGGTTTTAATTGGTGTGATTATTTCTGCTTTGGTTTTTGCCTGGGAAAGTGCCAAAAGAATCCGTGCGAGACAATTTATTGATGAAAACGGCATAAAACATTATGAAATTTACGGTCCGCTATTTTTTGGGTCGATAACCGCTTTTCTGGAAAAATTTGATGTACAGAACGATCCGGAACATGTTATAATTGATTTTAAAGAAAGCCGTGTTTCAGATATGTCGGCTATTGAAGCACTAAACAATTTGACTAAAAAATACCGTCAGGAAAATAAAACAATAGAATTACAGCATTTAAGTGCAGACTGCAGACAGTTACTTAAAAACGCCGATGCGGTTATAAATGTAAATGTTATTGAAGATCCAACCTATAAAGTAGTGTCTTGATAATGGTGAATTGTTAATTGTTAATTGTGAATGGTTAATTATGAATTAATTTATTCATTGCAATAAACCCGGCAGGTTTTTAAAACCTGTCGGGTTTGTTGTTTTATCTGTATCTTTTTTGTCAGGCTGAGCGAAGTCGAAGCCCACGTGCTAATTGCAGTGCCCTTCGACTTCGCTCAAGAGGACAATCACTTCATTATTAAATTATCTAATTAACTAAAGATTGATTTTTGTAACTTTGCAAAATGAAACTGACAGAAACTTTAGAAGATTTTTACACTGTAAAAATAAAAGGGATGCCCGAAAATCTTAAAAAAGAGATCGGACATTTTAATGTTTTTAAATTGGATGATTATATCGGGAGCACTTGTAATCCGTTGCCTTATACTAGAAAAGACTTTTATAAAATAAGTTTGATCGTGGGCAGAAACAAAGTGCATTATGCTGATAAAGTTGTGGCAATCGAAGATCAGGCTTTGTTTTTTGCGAATCCGCAGATTCCGTATAGCTGGGAACATATTGATGAGAATCAAACTGGATTTTTCTGCATTTTTACAGATGCTTTCTTTAGCCAGTTTGGAAATTTAAAAGAATATCCTTTGTTTCAGCCCGGAGGTAATCCTGTTGTTCCGGTTTCTAAAGAACTGGCAGAATCTTTAAAAACAGTTTATCTTAGAATGCTGGAAGAAATCAATTCTGATTATGCTTTTAAATATGATGTACTCCGAAATCTGGTTTTTGAAATTATTCACCTTGCACTTAAAACGCAGACTGTAACTGCTTCATTATACAGTAAATCAAATGCTACAATTCGAGTTTCTTCTTTATTTCTGGAGCTGCTAGAACGTCAGTTTCCAATAGAATCGATTACGCAGCAAATTAATTTTCGTTCGCCTTCAGAATATGCCAATCAGTTAAATGTGCATGTCAATCACTTGAATAAAGCATTAAAAGAAACAACGGGAAAAACAACTTCACAGATTATTTCTGAAAGAATTATTCAGGAAGCAATGATTCTGCTAAAACAAACCAATTGGAATATTAATGAAATTGCGTGGTGTTTAGGCTTCGAAGAATTGTCTCATTTTATTAATTTCTTCAAGAAAAATGTTCAGGTTTCGCCTAAAAACTATCGTTTAGCAGAAATTGTTTGATTTTTGTAACTTCTTGTTTGATTGTTTCAATGTTTAAGAAGCACTTCACCAATACCTTTGTCCTGTAATTAATAACGTAAAAATTAAAATCATGGACAATAACAAAGTTTGGTTTATCACAGGTGCTTCAAAAGGACTTGGATTAGAATTAGCTAAAAAATTATTAGCAGAAGGTTTTAAAGTTGCTGCAACATCAAGAAGTGAAGAGGCTTTAGTAAAAGTATTAGGAAATTCATCTGAAAAATTTCTTCCTCTTGAAATGGATTTAGTTGACGAGAAAAGTGTAAAAAGTGCAATCGACAAAACTATCAATCATTTTAAAACAATTGATGTTTTGGTAAATAATGCCGGTTATGGTTTATTGGGAGCATTGGAAGAATTAACAGACGCTGAATCAAGAAAAAACTACGAAGTAAATGTTTTCGGATTATTGAATGTAATTAGAAATACAATGCCAATTCTTCGTGCAAACAAATCTGGACACATTTTTAATATTTCTTCTGTAGGAGGTTATTATGGGGAATTTCCAGGCTGGGGAATTTACTGTTCTACAAAATTTGCAGTTGCGGGTTTAACAGAATCTTTAGCAGCAGAAGTAAAATCGTTTGGAGTTCATGCTACAATCGTGTATCCGGGTTATTTTAGAACTGATTTCTTAAAAGACAGTTCTTTATTACTGCCTCAAAACCCAATTGCAGATTATAAAGAAGTAAGACAATCTGAAAGCGCGCACAAGGAAGATATCAACCAAAATCAGCCGGGAGATCCTGTGAAATTAGCTGAAGCTTTGATTAAAGCAAGCGAGGATCAAAATCCGCCTCTGCATTTGTTTTTAGGGGAAGATGCCTATAATATGGCAAACCAAAAAATAGCAAGTGTAAAAAGCGAATTGGAAGCATGGAAAGAGGTTTCTGTTTCTACTGGTTTTTAATTAGATAATGATATTTATAACGATTGGTGTTAATTTATCCAAATAGTAAACCCGACAGGTATTTAAAACCTGTCGGGTTTGTTGTGTTTATAAGTTTGTCAGGCTGAGCGAAGTCGAAGCCCGCGTACCAATTGGAACGTCCTTCGACTTCGCTCAGGATGACACTCAATTCATTTTCTAATTAACCAGCATTGATTTTACATCGCTTAATTTCCCGTCAACTTGATCAATCTGCAATCCTAAAATATGTGCTATTAAAGGGTAAACAGAAACGTTTTGAAAAGTTTTGACTTCTTTGTTTACTTTAAAAGCAGGTCCTTTTGCATAAAAAACAGCGTGCATATCTTTGTTTTCATTGTCGTAACCGTGAGTTCCGCCTTTTATATGAGTGCTTTCTTTGCTTACTAAACTCCATCCTTTTTCAGCTTCAATAACAAAGTCATGTACACGCGGATTAGTTCCGTAATGCAGTCTTTCAGGAACTTCGGTAGATTTCCAGAATTTAATATGCGGTACTTTTTTCAAAGCATTTGCAATAGAATCCTGATAACCGGCTTTGGCCTGCAGACTCATTATTGGGTTAATTACATCTTTGTAACCCAGCCATTCTGGTTTTAAATAATCCAGAACCGCTACTTTTTTATCGTTGCTTATATCGGCCATTCCGTGATCTGAAACGATAATTAAATTGATTTGTTTTCCAATAGGCAGTTGATCTAATTTACGGGATAATTCTCCCATAATAGAATCCATTTTTGTTGCTGCTTTTTTAGTTTCAGGCGAAAGCGGACCAAAATTATGTCCTGAATGATCTGGTTCATCAAAATATAAAGTAACCAGATGAGGTCTTTGTTTTTCCGGAAGCTGCAGCCATTTTAGAACTGTGTCTATTCTGGCTCCGTACGGAATTTTATTGTCATAATCTTTGTAATAACTTGGATTTCTTTTGTCGATATCAGATCCCGGCCAAAAGAAAGAAGCTGCTTTTACTCCTTGCTGTTCAGCGACATTCCAAATAGGGTTTCCGCCATAAAAACGAGAATCACTTTTTGCTTTACTTGACAATGAAAAAGATTCGTTTAAATCAGCATCGTAAAAAACATTATTAATAATCCCGTGATGATCCGGATAAAGTCCTGTTACAATAGCGTAATGATTTGGAAAAGTTTTGGTAGGATAAGAAGGTTTCATCGATTTTGCATGAACACCTTGTTTAGCAATCTGCGGCAGATTTTGAAGATTAAACTGCTTGGCATAATCCCATCTAAAACCATCCATAGAAACTAAAACAACATAATTATCTTTGGTATTTTGGGCTTGTAAAAAGAATGAAAGTGAAAGAAAAATTAAAGACAGGAGCGAGGTAAAATGCTTTTTCATTTTTTGAATTTATTATACCTGCAAAGGTAGAGATAACAGATTTTTTAAATAAAAAGAGAATGTTAAATAAAAAAAGTTTGCCACGACTCGAGCGATAGCGAACTGACGAAGTAATTGCACTAATTTCCACGAATGATTTTGCTTGTAAAAAGTTGCCACAGATTTCACAGATTAAAAAGATTTCTTTATTGGATACACTAAAAATTTTTCACGCAGATTCTACAGATTCAAGCAGATTAATTTTATAATCTATGATCTGCATAAAATAAAAATCCTTTTAATCTGTGTAATCTGTGGCTGAAAAAAAAAATAATTCGTGGAAATTCATGGCAAACAAAAAAAAAGCGCCAGATAAAAATCTGACGCTTTTAAGTTTTAAGAAGGGAATGAATTACATCATTCCTGGCATTCCGCCTCCCATTGGCATTCCACCTCCGGCATTTTCTTCTTTAATATCGATTAATGCACATTCTGTAGTTAAGATCATTCCAGAAACAGATGCAGCGTTTTCAAGAGCTACACGAGTTACTTTCTTAGGATCGATAATTCCAGCTTTAAGCATATCTACATATTCGTCAGTTTTTGCGTTATATCCAAAATCGCCAGAACCTTCAGCAACTTTAGCCACAACAACAGATCCTTCAAGACCAGCGTTTTCAACGATAGTTCTTAATGGAGCTTCAATCGCGCGAGAAACGATTTGGATTCCAGTTGCTTCGTCAGCGTTATCTGCTTTTAAGTCAGCTAAAGCAAGTTTAGCTCTTAATAAAGCAACACCACCACCAGCAACGATTCCTTCTTCTACAGCAGCACGAGTTGCATGTAAAGCATCGTCAACTCTGTCTTTTTTCTCTTTCATTTCAACTTCAGAAGCTGCGCCAACATAAAGAACTGCAACACCTCCGGCTAATTTAGCCAGACGCTCTTGTAATTTTTCTTTATCGTAATCAGATGTAGTAGTTTCCATCTGACCTTTAATTTGGTTTACTCTGTTTTTGATGATATCTGCTTCACCAGCACCGCTTACGATAGTTGTATTATCTTTATCGATAGAAACTCTTTTTGCGTTTCCTAACATTTCGATAGTTGTATTTTCTAGCGTATAACCTCTTTCTTCAGAAATTACAGTTCCACCAGTTAAGATTGCTATATCTTCTAACATTGCTTTTCTTCTGTCTCCAAAACCTGGAGCTTTTACAGCAGCAATTTTAAGAGCACCTCTTAATTTGTTTACTACTAATGTAGAAAGCGCTTCTCCGTCTACATCTTCAGCAATAATCAATAATGGTTTTCCTGATTGAGCAACTGGCTCTAAAACCGGAAGTAATTCTTTTAAAGAAGATACTTTTTTATCGTATAATAAGATGTATGGAGAGTCTAATTCTACTTCCATTTTCTCAGGGTTTGTAACGAAGTAAGGAGAAAGGTATCCTCTGTCAAACTGCATACCTTCAACAACATCAACAAAAGTATCAGTTCCTTTTGCTTCTTCAACAGTGATAACACCTTCTTTTCCAACTTTAGCGAAAGCTGTAGCGATTAATTCACCAATAACTTCGTCATTGTTAGCAGAGATAGAAGCAATTTGCTGAATTTTATCAGAATCACTTCCAACAACTTTAGCTTGTTTTGCTAAGTCAGCCACGATAGTTTCAACAGCTTTGTCGATACCACGTTTTAAGTCCATTGGGTTTGCACCTGCAGCAACGTTTTTAAGACCTTCTTTTACGATAGCCTGAGCTAAAACTGTAGCAGTTGTAGTTCCGTCACCCGCTAAATCATTGGTTTTAGAAGCAACTTCTTTTACCATTTGTGCACCCATATTTTCTAATGGGTCTTTTAATTCGATTTCTTTTGCAACAGAAACACCATCTTTAGTAACAGTTGGCCCACCAAATGATTTCCCGATGATTACGTTACGACCTTTTGGTCCAAGAGTTACTTTTACAGCATTTGCTAATGCATCAACACCACGTTTTAATCCGTCACGTGCTTCAATATCAAATTTTATATCTTTTGCCATTTTTTTTTATTTGCTTTAGGCAGTAGGCTTTAAGCTTTAGGCTCTTCTACTGCTGAGTTAATATTTTTTTATTTTTCTTACAGCTTATAGCTAAACCAATACTTGTTTTAATTTGTAAATTTTGCTTTTTATACTGTTGATTTTTTCTATTTGTTTTTCTGCAATTTCATTATTTAGATATTGCAGGTCTTTAGCTAAAATCAAAAGATATTCTGTTTCATTGGCAGAACCTAAAGCGATGTTGAGAAATTGATTGAATTCTTTGTCACTATTTCTTCCGCATCCTTCACTAATGTTAGTAGGGATTGAAGAACAAGCTCTTCTTATCTGACTTGTTAATCCATAAAGTTCTTCTTTTGGAAAAAGAGAAGTTATTTTATAGATTTCTAAAGTAAAAGAATGCCTTAACTGCCAAATATCATATTTTTTGAAATCTCTCATTTTTTTTTGAGGCTTTACGCTTTAGGCAATAGGCTTTACGCTTTTGTGAGAGCCTATAGCTTACGGCTTAAAGCTTACAGCTATTTTAGATTATCGCTAAGATATCATCCTCACGCATGATCAGATAATCAGTTCCTTCCAGTTTTAATTCTGTTCCTGCGTATTTACCATAAAGTACAGTATCACCAACTTTTACGGTCATAGTGTGGTCTTTAGATCCGTTTCCTACTGCAACAACAGTTCCTTTTTGTGGTTTTTCTTTGGCAGTATCTGGAATAAAAATCCCTGAGGCAGTTTTAGTTTCAGCAGCAACAGGCTCAATAAGTACTCTGTCTGAAAGCGGTTTAATGTTTAAGGCCATGATTTTATATTATTATAGTTATACGTTTTTTAATGTTCTTTAAACTTTCAGAAATTATGCCATGCTCTATAAACTGACATTTTTTCTTAAAAAAAATGCCAGCTTTGACAGGCTGGCATTTTTAATATATATTAAAAATATTATTTTGCTGGTGCTGCCGGAGCAGGAGTTTGCTGTGCTGGCGCTGCTGGTGCAGTTGCTGCAGGAGCTTCACCTTTTTCAATAATTTTAGATCCCGTATCTCCTAAAGCTCCAGTGAAGCTTAAGCTTGAAAGCAAGATTAAAGCAATCAAAATAGTAGCTAACGTCCAAGTACTTTTATCTAAAAAGTCAGTTGTTTTTTGTACACCGCCTAACATTTGAGTTCCACTGATAGTAGAAGATAATCCTCCTCCTTTAGGGTTCTGTACCATAATTACTACGATCAATAGAAAGCAAACTATTGTGATTAAAACTAAGAAAATTGAAAATGTGCTCATTGTATTAATTGTTATTGTTATTTTGTTGTAAAATCTTTATATCCGAAATGCGGTCTGCAAAGAAACTAATTTTTTCTGGATATTTCAAAATTAATATTTCATATGCTTGTATGGCCTTTGTATATTTTTTTTGTTCCAAATATACACGGGCTAAAGTCTCTGTCATTAGGTATGAATTGTCCTCTTCATTACTATTAAGTTGAATAGGAGGAGTCGCCATTGTTGGTTTTATTGGAGAGATTTTTGGATTTGTCTCAATAAATCTGTCAATAATTTCGGCTTTTTTCTTTTTTTCTTCCTCAACAGTAACTATTTCAGTTGTTTCTGTGGTTTTTTTTTCACCGTTTTCACTTTCGCTGCGGTCAATAGGTTCTGCTCTTGCCAGTTGAAGCCATTCCTGGAAAGAATGTTTTTCGCTGACAGAAAAATCTATTGGTTTTCCTATTTCAAGATTTTCCTGGGCTTCTTTTACCGTTTCTGGAATTTCAATTTCAGAGGTTTCAATTTCAGGCGTTCCAAATTCTAGAAGTTCTGCTTTTTCAGTAATTTCTTCAACAGCTTCTAGTTCTTCAGTAGTTTTTGCTTCTTCTGTAACTGCTGGTTCTTCAAAAGTAACATTTGCAGCTTCTTTTATAGAAACAAGAACAGGGTTTTCGATTGGGTCAACCTGTACTTCTGCGATTTCATCGTCTACAAATTCATCAAAGAAAGTAGCTTTCACAACTGGTTTTTGAATAATTGGATCAGCTGTTTTTTCTTCAACTTCTTCGACTTTTTTAAATGTATCTAATATTTCTTCTTCACTTAGTGCAGCAATTGTTTCTTCTTCTGGAGCTGGTTCAAAAGCTGGCTCTTCAGTTTCTGTAACTTCTTTAAAAGTATTTAGTATTTCTTCTTCACTTGGAGTGATAACAGATTCAATAACGACTCCTTCAACTGGTTTGTCTTTTATTTCTTCATTTTCTACAGAAGTGTTTGTTTCTTCTTCTTCAAAAATTTCAATTGAATTGTCTGCAGATTGAGTTGTTTCTTCTTCGTCTTTAGTTACTTCTTTAAATGAGTTGAATATTTCTTCTTCATTAAGAATTGCGATTGGCTGTTCAGAAAGTACTTCTTCTTGGTTTTCTTCAACTTCGTTTACTTCTTTAAAAGTACTTAATATTTCTTCTTCACTTGGAATAATCAGTGTAGGTTGTTCTTCAATAACAGGTTCTTCTGTTTTTGCGAAAGTATTAGATTCCGTTTCTTCTGTTTTTTGCTGAATTTTAGACGGTTCTTCAAAAACTACAGTTGTAGCTTCTTTTATCGATTTTAAAATTGATTGTTCAATAGGATCGATACGAACTTCCGGAGCTTTTTTAACTTCTTCAAATGTAACGACTTCGCTGTCAAAAACTTTAATTTCTAAAAGGTCTTTTAATTTTTGATCATAAAAATCGTTTTGGATAGAAGTGAAAGTTTCTGATGTTATAAAATCAAATAAAACCGAACGATCAGCTGTATGAGCTGCAGTTACTTTTAAAGCATAATTATACTTAAAACTGTTTTGATTGTAAAGTCCTTTTAGTCGAAGTGCTCTGGCACTTTGAAAATATGGAAATTCATTCAAAACACTTCCTAATGCTTCTGCCTGCTTTTCTGTAATAGCATCGGGTTTGTTCATTAAGTAGGTATAATCAGTAACGTTCATTATTTATTGTTTAATCGTTTATTTTGTTTAATCGTTTAATTGTTTATTTGTTTAACTGTTTAATCGGTTGTTTTTATTTATCGATTTAACGAACAAACAATTTAACAGTTAAACCAAAAAATTACCATTTTGCCAGTGACTCATTAAAAATATCCTGAGTTATTCTCTCAAAAATAGTTTTAATAGCTTCATTTAATACAGATCCTGTTGGCAGACTTGCTCCAGGGAAGTCATAGTAAAATTCAAAAGGTTTTTCAAAATCGTCAGTTTCTTTCTTTTTATTGGTGAATCTTACATTAATACGAATTGTTAAACGGTTTTGTGCCGCACCTACATCACCTGTTGATGTTACAGCTGTTGCTGTCATTGGGGTGATTCTATAATCAACAATTTCACCTTCATAAGCTAGTTCACCTCCATTGCTTACCAAGTTTAAATTGGTCTGGTTCATAATTAAATCCTGCAATGCTAATGTAAAATCCCTGTCAATTCCGGGTTCAACTAAATCAGCATTGTTGTGGAAAAAGCTAACCTGAAATGTTTTAGCATCTATTGGACTTGCTCCTGTAAAGTTATAAACGCCGCATCCGCTAAAAGTGGTTGCGACTAATAATAGTAAAAGATATTTTAAGTGTTTCATTTTGTTTTAAGGATTGCTTCGCCATTTTGCTGAGGCTAGGGTCAAAGATATTCATTTCGTTTAAAACATTTTTGAGTTTTAACTTCTTTACAGGAAATTACAAATCAAATTGTTTAATTTTTCTATATAAAGTCCTTTCTGAGATTCCCAGTTCATCAGCTGCAGCTTTTCGTTTTCCTTTGTTTTTCTCTAATGATTTTTTGATCATTTCGATTTCTTTTTGTTCTAAACGTAAAACTTCTTCTTCTTCAATAGTTTCAGCAAACAAATAATTGTGATCCGGAATCTGATAGCTTTCTTCACGAACTGCCGGCGTCATAACAGCGGTTCTTGGTTCTTCTTCAAAATCAATTTCACTGTCATTTTCCTGAGAACCGTATATCTTTTGAATTAAATTCGGATTAATATCCTGCATTTTAGAACTTCCTCCATTCTTCATTAATTCTAAAGTCAGTTTTTTCAAATCATTCAAGTCGCTTCTCATGTCAAAAAGTACTTTGTATAAAATATCTCTTTCAGTGCTAAAATCGCTTTCCTTTTTACTGTCGCTTATAACTGAAGGCAGATTGCTTCCTTCAGCAGGAAGATATGAAGACAGTGTAGAAGCTGAAATGTCGCGGTTCGTTTCTAAAACCGAAATCTGCTCTGCCACATTTCGAAGCTGGCGGATGTTTCCATTCCATCTAAATTTTTGCAGAAGATGAACGGCATCGTCATCTAATTTTAAAGGAGGCATTTTGTATTTATGAGCAAAATCAGCTACAAATTTTCTAAATAATAAATGAATATCATCGTTTCTTTCTCTTAAAGGAGGTAAAGTAATTTCGACTGTACTTAAACGATAGTACAAATCTTCACGGAATTTTCCTTTTTCGATTGCGTTGAATAAATTCACGTTTGTTGCTGCAACAATACGAACATTTGTTTTTTGAACCTGAGAAGAACCTACTTTTATGAATTCACCATTTTCCAAAACACGAAGTAATCTTACTTGTGTAGTCAATGGTAATTCTCCAACTTCATCCAAAAAGATTGTCCCGCCATCAGCCACTTCAAAATAACCTTCACGCGTGCTTGTCGCACCTGTAAAAGCTCCTTTTTCGTGACCAAAAAGTTCACTGTCTATAGTCCCCTCGGGAATTGCACCGCAGTTTACGGCAATATATTTACCATGCTTTCTGTGCGAAAGCGAATGTATAATTCTAGGAATGTTTTCTTTACCAACACCACTTTCCCCAGTTACCATAACCGAAATATCAGTTGGAGCAACCTGAATGGCTTTTTCAATGGCACGATTTAATTTCGGGTCATTACCAATAATCTCAAATCGTTGTTTTATTGCTTGAACTGTTTCCATATCGATTTTATCTTTTGCCACGAATTTCTCGAATTTCACAAATTCTTGAAAAGTGGTCAATGAATAACTCTTTTGTGTTGTAATGTCTTTTTATTAAAATTAACGATAATTCCTAAATCACTATCAGCTAATTTTAAATAAT includes:
- a CDS encoding sigma-54 interaction domain-containing protein — encoded protein: METVQAIKQRFEIIGNDPKLNRAIEKAIQVAPTDISVMVTGESGVGKENIPRIIHSLSHRKHGKYIAVNCGAIPEGTIDSELFGHEKGAFTGATSTREGYFEVADGGTIFLDEVGELPLTTQVRLLRVLENGEFIKVGSSQVQKTNVRIVAATNVNLFNAIEKGKFREDLYYRLSTVEITLPPLRERNDDIHLLFRKFVADFAHKYKMPPLKLDDDAVHLLQKFRWNGNIRQLRNVAEQISVLETNRDISASTLSSYLPAEGSNLPSVISDSKKESDFSTERDILYKVLFDMRSDLNDLKKLTLELMKNGGSSKMQDINPNLIQKIYGSQENDSEIDFEEEPRTAVMTPAVREESYQIPDHNYLFAETIEEEEVLRLEQKEIEMIKKSLEKNKGKRKAAADELGISERTLYRKIKQFDL